A stretch of the Glutamicibacter sp. JL.03c genome encodes the following:
- a CDS encoding sugar ABC transporter ATP-binding protein, protein MTTASNDLLSMAGINKSFGNVKVLDDVHLQLRAGEVLGLVGENGAGKSTLIKILTGLYTLDTGHIELAGKAVQIRRPADAEALGIEVIHQDRHLAGRLTVAEQLYLGTSTSRGLWRHERTVQESARADILRTTGQELDASVFVDELSVAQQQLIQIARAVLAEPKVLILDEPTAPLANDEVEQLFGTIRHLRDRGVGLIFISHYLQELQQIADRITVLRNGKNAGDASFAAGDSIEDVIGLMLGSQVDEFSHQKREAPPTPGEPALELSGVAVAGKLEEINFSVAPGEIVAVTGLVGSGIEVLADAVTGNHPHAGTVVLHGRPVKSAADFVARAGAYVPSNRHRDGIFLRNTVRENIAAASLRTLGRRLGLLDARKERAAASELVQRLDIRPGDPEAVAAGLSGGNQQKAVLARWLARGSDVLVLDQPTSGVDVGSRAQIYAQINQLVDDGAAALMVSVDLEEVAGMADRVLVLYRGRVIAELSCAEASTERILQLASSGQGTGTPREEVNA, encoded by the coding sequence ATGACAACGGCATCTAATGACTTGCTGAGCATGGCCGGGATCAATAAATCTTTTGGCAACGTCAAGGTGCTCGATGATGTCCACCTGCAGCTTCGAGCCGGGGAAGTCCTGGGCCTCGTGGGCGAAAACGGTGCCGGCAAGTCCACGCTGATCAAGATTCTCACGGGCCTGTACACCCTGGATACCGGCCACATCGAACTGGCTGGCAAAGCCGTGCAGATCCGCCGCCCCGCCGATGCAGAAGCTCTGGGCATCGAGGTGATCCACCAGGACCGCCACCTGGCCGGACGCCTGACCGTAGCCGAGCAGCTGTACCTGGGCACGAGCACAAGCCGCGGGCTTTGGCGCCATGAGCGCACCGTGCAGGAGTCGGCGCGAGCCGATATCCTGCGCACCACCGGCCAGGAACTGGATGCCTCGGTCTTCGTTGACGAGCTGAGCGTTGCCCAGCAGCAGCTGATCCAGATCGCCCGCGCGGTACTGGCAGAGCCCAAGGTGCTGATCCTCGATGAGCCGACCGCGCCGCTGGCCAATGACGAGGTGGAACAGCTCTTCGGCACGATCCGGCATCTGCGTGATCGCGGGGTGGGCCTCATCTTCATCTCCCACTATCTGCAGGAACTGCAGCAGATTGCCGACCGGATCACGGTGCTGCGCAACGGCAAGAATGCCGGCGACGCCAGTTTCGCCGCCGGTGACAGCATCGAGGATGTCATCGGCTTGATGCTGGGCAGCCAGGTCGACGAGTTCTCGCATCAGAAGCGCGAGGCGCCTCCCACGCCGGGGGAGCCTGCCCTGGAGCTCTCGGGTGTGGCGGTCGCCGGGAAGCTGGAGGAAATCAATTTCTCGGTGGCACCCGGGGAAATCGTGGCAGTGACCGGGCTGGTGGGATCGGGGATCGAGGTGCTGGCCGATGCGGTGACCGGGAACCATCCGCACGCCGGAACCGTGGTATTGCATGGCCGCCCGGTGAAATCGGCGGCGGACTTTGTCGCCCGCGCCGGCGCCTATGTCCCATCGAACCGGCATCGCGATGGCATCTTCCTGCGCAACACCGTGCGCGAGAATATCGCCGCGGCCAGCCTGCGCACACTCGGACGCCGGCTCGGGCTGCTCGACGCGCGCAAGGAGCGTGCGGCGGCCAGCGAACTGGTGCAGCGCCTGGATATCCGCCCGGGTGATCCCGAAGCCGTGGCTGCGGGCCTCTCCGGCGGCAACCAGCAGAAAGCCGTGCTGGCCCGCTGGCTGGCCAGGGGATCCGATGTGCTGGTGCTGGACCAGCCCACCTCGGGCGTGGACGTGGGCAGCCGCGCGCAGATCTACGCGCAGATCAACCAGCTGGTCGACGACGGCGCGGCCGCATTGATGGTCAGCGTTGACCTGGAAGAAGTCGCGGGGATGGCCGATCGGGTGCTGGTGTTGTATCGAGGCCGGGTCATCGCCGAGCTGTCCTGCGCCGAAGCGAGCACCGAACGCATCTTGCAGTTGGCCTCCAGCGGCCAAGGAACCGGAACACCACGAGAAGAGGTGAACGCATGA